A genomic window from Cydia amplana chromosome 3, ilCydAmpl1.1, whole genome shotgun sequence includes:
- the LOC134662747 gene encoding mucin-2-like isoform X8: MRAGVWCVALALLAVGGALRPTQAEGTTRVGRRLSIHTSTESSALEQEHASTRRGSRRREETSPRQAVRRTRTRAPQTEEVTEPQTKRNTTNERFDSRKAYSRTRNRPEPEEDTPKANVIRSRSRFNRPAPTQPTPTTKAPEVTSPNIDESKIEVINSTLEEITKMVFNEYEPVTQSNRRISTRISAVTQRRRGRVNARSNEQSDLTSSGTTNSISIAEKGPTTDKMLDLRGPRKLRYKQRVSETDTNLTGLGITASNEVQQSSQKETPSHEPKLSAPVENVQQSTETNPLKTTTLKVMRIVRRPVQRGKGSFKPTASESLPKKRSDEVSEDDNYPEPFKALLQAKNTSTQFTSPNDESLTLKASQKVYNSFTPSQQSTLSSLKNKYSRLRPKPNVEKELKNDTKPDDKSAESTVAPKTLSTKEPSYKFRSQQTTRSRKFSHLTSSTVSNTEQSGDKPAYKYNRKFKISTTEAPKTEPKIISKRVETNNLLKKASHRPTFYSRRNSSKSEASTTTPSNEESLNIGSALESIAKHKASLPRTSYYSRQRNSKKVLTPSIPSTEEPFKDNKSVIETSDRKNADNVDMPLIYTLLKPTDVSQNENNLDISHNENNGENPHKMFVIAVTSKESPESSTENEMTSNTVEETEARPVVGLSTPKYHATYTVPQPTAKADEHDVLSAVPPIRNIPTRKFGRGRVGSRSQNDVVSEEPVTRDRGAGKYTDSYTKTTEASTNGINPDTEKSRHRFSSKYRALHDKPIYRATVPTVTPSTIEGEEYQLGPDMNAITFTQTRSPAELLKLSESLVKPHVMNVEASQHSQSVTVSIFDALAEILTSTPRNRLSSTTEVQKQNIKTDSIQSLDVISTSALNLKDSSRGVTTVASKPAEQSTASHVLSLRTTTMLPSVDEILLNSLSSAAKEEMVISSMTSSTRQPTILTLDIDPETKQIRTEKPGEIKFISIDEVTTTSSPTSNVLKLASSKSPTTTVTSQMQTVTESSTQTPQIPTQVQNDDQTTTIQVAARTITNVVSESTTVQSVLTTSTTEASTTPLASTEPVTTTTMAPVTTTTETTTTTAKAIETTTEVRTTLRTTTAPPTTSAPTTAAETIIPSTATPAPTERVTKEDIKRYQEDAALLEAILSGSERLPKKLNFNNLDQNTGTSSVNTQTKLASGTKQSDTDKLLQELLLVAGKNPNTLTVPNIGGIINSVQTTTARSIEDDIRQFEEDTKLLKALLAATGQDPAKFNIPTLDIKTTTLVPTTETTTTSKPTETTTPSIDGDITRFQEDAKLLQALLQATGQNNGNFKIPDITGITSHVRIASNPRTTSLGSNPTTPINVRPIYTTLRTTTLPPTTVTVPTTFQLRATDSTTARISTTFPPFRRRPTATVSTDPTTVATARRVPIPGFTVTTELPTSSTFSVQEDLAFLNNLKSVLNTNTDSTDPEAALANRIIALAVDRSLNEIKTGQGTERTGKNLVPTTAPTTTTTTTTTTTTTTTTTPRPTTAAPSTPSIEDDLRQFQEDTKLLQALLKATGQDPSKLNLPTIPNINANVSPKIPPGVHRELNLLSNLLASPSPLNEPFDSLTQKPKEQMKTTITTTPKPFGAKIAVKDDVKNVQDDGKLLQTLIKLQGVQETTTQKSKIAITGQSTDEALKKLIQQTKSPGMVQDATKMPIAISTEYGKSNDALLAALLKEQGFGPTTASSLDEQIRLAALLNQVVVTPKARRTTTPLPPPPPPAPRRPILDGLAWLWQQWRETGPGTGAKRPNRRPDPSPTAAVSASQATSNRVNWFGSGPFVGNADDKPNNRIPLDPPRAVTSEQTPGRGQLVSAAINVTRAFSQFLGAAIQGAAQTVQSVIRAGQRAATDVYSNGSGASG; this comes from the exons gCGGAGGGAACGACGCGTGTAGGCAGAAGACTGTCAATACACACGTCCACAGAAAGCAGCGCTCTTGAACAAGAGCATGCTTCTACAAGAAGAGGGTCGAGGAGAAGAGAAGAAACATCGCCGCGGCAAGCTGTGCGAAGAACAAGGACACGTGCTCCTCAAACTGAAGAGGTCACTGAACCACAAACTAAACGGAATACCACCAACGAACGCTTCGACTCGAGAAAAGCTTACAGTAGGACCCGAAACAGGCCCGAACCAGAAGAAGATACTCCTAAAGCCAACGTTATTAGAAGCAGATCGCGATTCAATAGACCAGCTCCAACCCAACCCACCCCTACTACAAAAGCACCAGAGGTGACTTCTCCCAATATAGATGAAAGCAAAATAGAAGTCATAAATTCAACTCTAGAAGAAATAACCAAAATGGTTTTTAATGAATATGAACCTGTAACACAATCTAATCGCAGAATTTCAACTCGAATCAGTGCAGTTACTCAACGAAGACGTGGCCGAGTCAATGCCAGAAGCAACGAGCAATCAGACCTTACTAGTTCCGGAACGACAAACTCAATTTCGATTGCTGAAAAAGGACCCACTACTGACAAAATGTTAGATCTAAGAGGTCCCCGAAAGCTAAGGTATAAACAGCGAGTATCAGAAACTGATACCAATTTAACGGGTCTTGGTATTACGGCTTCGAATGAGGTTCAACAGTCTAGTCAAAAGGAGACCCCTAGTCACGAGCCCAAGCTATCTGCCCCGGTAGAAAATGTTCAACAAAGCACTGAGACGAACCCTTTGAAAACAACGACTTTGAAGGTCATGAGGATAGTCAGGCGGCCTGTCCAGAGAGGAAAGGGAAGCTTCAAGCCGACCGCATCCGAGTCTCTACCTAAAAAACGTTCAGATGAAGTAAGCGAAGACGACAACTATCCTGAACCATTCAAAGCGCTGTTGCAAGCTAAAAATACTTCA ACACAGTTTACCTCTCCGAATGACGAGAGTCTGACCTTGAAAGCATCACAGAAAGTTTACAACTCCTTTACACCATCACAACAGTCAACACTAagttctcttaaaaataaatactcacGG TTACGACCTAAACCCAATGTAGAAAAAGAATTGAAAAATGACACCAAACCTGATGATAAATCTGCGGAAAGCACTGTAGCTCCAAAAACGCTTTCAACCAAAGAACCCAGTTATAAGTTTCGGTCTCAACAAACCACAAGAAGCAGAAAATTTAGTCACCTTACTTCTTCCACCGTCTCAAACACAGAACAGAGCGGTGATAAACCCGCTTACAAATATAatcgaaaatttaaaataagcaCTACCGAGGCTCCCAAAACCGAACCCAAAATAATTTCCAAACGTGTTGAAACTAACAATCTTTTAAAAAAGGCGTCGCATAGACCTACATTTTATTCAAGACGAAATTCAAGCAAAAGTGAGGCCAGTACCACAACCCCAAGTAACGAAGAAAGCCTTAATATAGGAAGTGCTTTAGAAAGTATTGCAAAACACAAAGCATCGTTGCCAAGGACGTCTTATTATAGTCGACAGAGAAATAGTAAAAAAGTCTTAACCCCATCTATCCCATCGACGGAAGAACCTTTTAAGGATAATAAGAGTGTCATAGAAACTTCTGATAGAAAAAACGCTGATAATGTAGACATGCCCTTGatatatacattattaaaaccCACCGACGTTTCACAAAATGAAAACAATCTAGATATTTCACACAATGAAAACAATGGCGAAAACCCACATAAAATGTTTGTTATTGCAGTAACAAGTAAAGAGTCTCCAGAATCTAGTACAGAAAATGAAATGACATCTAATACTGTTGAGGAGACTGAAGCTAGACCTGTAGTGGGCTTATCGACTCCAAAGTATCATGCTACGTATACAGTTCCTCAACCTACTGCTAAAGCAGACGAACATGACGTTTTGAGTGCTGTGCCTCCCATTAGAAACATCCCGACTCGAAAATTTGGACGAGGGAGAGTCGGCTCAAGAAGTCAAAATGATGTAGTCTCAGAAGAACCAGTAACGAGGGACAGAGGGGCTGGGAAGTATACAGATTCTTATACAAAAACCACTGAGGCTTCTACCAATGGG ATAAATCCAGACACTGAAAAGTCTAGACATAGATTCAGCTCTAAATATAGAGCATTGCATGACAAaccaatttatagagcaacagTGCCCACGGTTACACCGTCAACT ATAGAGGGAGAAGAATATCAATTAGGGCCAGATATGAATGCTATCACGTTTACTCAAACACGAAGTCCAGCTGAACTATTGAAACTGTCAGAAAGTTTGGTGAAACCACACGTCATGAATGTTGAAGCTTCACAACACTCCCAGTCAGTTACTGTATCAATATTCGATGCTTTAGCTGAAATCCTTACGTCCACACCCAGAAACCGACTATCATCTACAACAGaagtacaaaaacaaaacattaaaacCGATTCTATACAATCACTCGACGTC ATATCGACATCGGCACTTAATTTAAAAGATAGCAGTAGAGGTGTAACTACTGTGGCTAGTAAGCCAGCTGAGCAAAGCACAGCCTCGCATGTTTTGAGTTTACGCACAACTACAATGCTACCCTCTGTCGATGAGATTCTGCTTAATAGTTTATCTTCGGCCGCTAAAGAGGAAATGGTTATATCATCAATGACGAGTTCCACTCGCCAGCCTACAATATTAACACTGGATATTGATCCGGAG ACCAAACAAATACGCACTGAAAAGCCTGGTGAAATTAAATTCATATCAATCGACGAAGTGACCACAACTTCATCTCCAACTTCGAATGTCTTGAAGTTGGCTTCCAGCAAATCACCCACTACAACTGTAACTAGTCAAATGCAGACAGTTACCGAGTCTAGTACACAGACACCACAGATTCCAACACAAGTACAAAATGATGATCAAACAACTACGATTCAAGTAGCTGCAAGAACGATTACGAACGTTGTCTCAGAATCAACCACCGTGCAAAGCGTGCTAACGACAAGCACTACTGAGGCTAGCACAACTCCATTAGCAAGCACTGAACCGGTCACAACTACGACCATGGCTCCAGTGACAACGACCACAGAAACTACGACGACTACTGCGAAAGCGATAGAAACAACGACCGAAGTTAGAACTACTTTAAGAACAACGACTGCACCACCAACGACTTCTGCACCGACTACTGCTGCTGAAACTATAATCCCATCGACAGCTACCCCTGCACCAACAGAACGAGTTACTAAAGAGGATATAAAAAGATATCAAGAAGATGCAGCacttttagaagcaattttaaGTGGCTCTGAACGTCTTCCTAAAAAATTAAACTTCAATAATTTAGATCAAAACACCGGTACTTCATCAGTTAATACTCAAACGAAGCTAGCATCGGGAACTAAACAGAGCGACACCGATAAACTTTTACAAGAACTTCTCTTGGTCGCTGGCAAAAATCCGAATACTCTAACGGTTCCAAATATTGGAGGTATCATTAACAGCGTGCAAACTACAACAGCTCGTTCCATAGAAGATGATATACGACAATTTGAAGAGGATACTAAATTGTTGAAAGCCCTGTTAGCAGCTACAGGACAAGACCCAGCCAAATTTAACATACCGACTCTAGACATTAAAACTACAACATTAGTTCCTACAAcagaaacaacaacaacatctaAACCCACTGAAACAACCACACCGTCAATAGACGGAGACATAACTCGATTCCAAGAAGATGCTAAACTTTTACAAGCGCTTCTACAGGCTACCGGTCAAAATAATGGAAACTTTAAAATCCCTGATATAACGGGAATAACTTCACATGTCAGAATAGCGTCTAATCCGCGCACGACATCCCTGGGGTCAAATCCTACAACCCCGATAAATGTTAGGCCAATATACACAACATTGAGAACGACGACGTTGCCCCCTACCACTGTTACTGTACCTACTACGTTCCAGCTTCGTGCAACCGACTCTACAACCGCTCGGATATCTACCACATTCCCGCCATTCAGAAGAAGACCAACTGCAACTGTATCTACGGATCCAACAACTGTAGCGACCGCTCGAAGAGTTCCAATACCTGGCTTCACTGTAACAACAGAGCTTCCTACATCATCTACTTTTTCAGTTCAAGAAGATTTAGCTTTCCTGAACAATCTG AAATCTGTCCTTAACACAAATACAGATAGTACGGATCCTGAAGCGGCATTAGCGAATCGCATCATAGCTCTTGCAGTAGACAGAAgtttgaatgaaattaaaacagGGCAAGGAACTGAGCGCACGGGAAAGAATCTGGTACCTACTACGGCCCCCACCACAACAACCACAACCACAACGACCACAACCACAACGACCACCACAACACCGCGGCCTACCACAGCTGCTCCTAGCACACCATCCATCGAAGATGATTTGAGACAGTTTCAAGAAGATACTAAACTCTTGCAGGCTTTGCTCAAGGCAACCGGACAAGATCCATCTAAACTTAACTTACCGACAATACCAAACATAAACGCTAATGTGAGTCCAAAAATACCACCAGGAGTTCACAGAGAACTAAATCTTCTCTCAAATCTTCTTGCTTCACCCTCACCTCTCAATGAGCCGTTCGATTCTCTCACGCAGAAACCAAAAGAACAAATGAAGACGACTATCACAACAACTCCTAAACCTTTCGGAGCAAAGATTGCAGTAAAAGATGACGTTAAAAATGTACAAGATGACGGGAAATTGTTACAAACTTTAATAAAATTGCAGGGCGTGCAAGAAACCACGACGCAAAAGAGTAAAATTGCTATTACAG GGCAATCAACAGACGAAGCATTAAAGAAACTGATCCAGCAAACGAAGTCGCCAGGTATGGTGCAGGATGCGACCAAGATGCCGATTGCGATCAGCACGGAATACGGCAAAAGCAACGACGCACTCCTCGCTGCCCTGCTGAAGGAGCAAGGCTTCGGACCTACCACCGCCAGCTCTTTGGACGAGCAAATCCGTCTCGCC GCATTGCTCAATCAAGTGGTAGTGACGCCGAAAGCTAGGCGGACGACGACGCCGCTGCCGCCACCACCACCGCCGGCGCCGAGAAGACCGATCCTGGACGGGCTGGCGTGGCTCTGGCAACAGTGGCGAGAGACGGGGCCTGGGACAGGAGCCAAGAGACCAAATAGAAGACCAGATCCGTCCCCTACGGCCGCGGTGTCCGCGTCCCAGGCGACGAGCAACAGGGTCAACTGGTTTGGCTCGGGGCCTTTCGTCGGGAACGCGGACGATAAGCCAAACAACAGA ATACCTCTGGACCCCCCGAGGGCAGTGACCTCGGAGCAGACCCCGGGACGAGGGCAGCTGGTGTCCGCAGCGATTAACGTCACCAGGGCCTTTTCGCAGTTCTTGGGGGCTGCGATACAG GGTGCCGCCCAGACTGTCCAGAGCGTGATCCGAGCGGGGCAGCGCGCAGCAACTGATGTGTACAGCAATGGTTCCGGGGCGTCAGGATAA